One segment of Macrotis lagotis isolate mMagLag1 chromosome 1, bilby.v1.9.chrom.fasta, whole genome shotgun sequence DNA contains the following:
- the SFTPB gene encoding pulmonary surfactant-associated protein B codes for MALPGTLPLLLLQALFSLSPAAAAQIPTLPACTQDPEFQCQNIETAIRCGTLGHCLQKVWGHANADDICQECEDIMTILTKMAKEAFFKKTIKHFLEEECSKLPVKLMVPNCQRLVDEYLATFISHFQEKIPKRVCGSLGLCEVKDPLSAWGPGSQDLLEKLVPAFLEDFPGRPGAHTQDLIEQKFPIPLPFCWICRTLIKKIQSVIPKTVLAMAVSQVCHIVPLVVGGICQCLAERYTVILLDALMSRVLPQLVCGLTLRCSPEDNYNLELLPNQWTPSDPDCHLCVSVTSWASSELPANSTERDIEKTLLSICNNPQLDWQECQGLVEQYYPSLLSLLPHGRDPHVICQALGMCEKELSQSRTPACAQGQTFWCSSVQAAKECHADLYCKIHGYD; via the exons CTGCGGCAGCTCAAATCCCCACACTACCAGCTTGTACCCAAGATCCGGAGTTCCAGTGTCAGAACATAGAGACCGCTATCCGCTGCGGAACCTTGGGTCACTGCCTCCAGAAGGTTTGGGGACATGCTAATGCT gATGACATTTGTCAGGAATGTGAGGACATCATGACAATTCTCACCAAGATGGCTAAAGAGGCATTTTTCAAG AAAACCATTAAGCACTTCCTGGAAGAAGAATGCTCTAAATTGCCAGTGAAGCTAATGGTCCCAAATTGCCAGCGCCTGGTGGATGAGTACTTGGCTACCTTCATCTCCCACTTCCAGGAAAAGATT CCAAAGAGGGTATGTGGGAGTCTAGGCCTGTGTGAAGTCAAGGACCCACTCTCAGCATGGGGGCCAGGATCTCAGGATCTCTTAGAGAAGTTGGTCCCAGCATTTCTGGAGGACTTCCCAGGAAGACCTGGAGCACATACTCAG GATCTCATTGAACAAAAGTTTCCCATCCCACTTCCCTTCTGTTGGATCTGCCGAACCTTAATCAAGAAAATTCAATCTGTGATCCCCAAG ACTGTGCTAGCAATGGCTGTCTCTCAAGTGTGCCATATCGTACCCCTAGTGGTGGGTGGCATCTGCCAGTGTCTGGCTGAGCGTTATACCGTCATCCTGTTGGATGCATTGATGAGTCGTGTGTTACCCCAGCTGGTCTGTGGTCTCACCCTTCGATGCTCACCTGAAGACAACTACAACCTAG AACTCCTCCCAAACCAGTGGACACCTTCAGACCCAGACTGCCACCTCTGTGTCTCAGTGACCAGCTGGGCATCATCAGAACTGCCAGCAAACAGCACTGAAAGAGACATCGAGAAGACACTGCTCAGCATCTGCAACAACCCCCAGTTGGACTGGCAGGAG TGCCAAGGTCTGGTGGAGCAATACTACCCCTCACTACTGTCTTTGTTACCCCATGGCCGAGACCCACATGTCATCTGCCAG GCTCTGGGAATGTGTGAGAAGGAGCTCAGTCAATCTCGGACTCCAGCCTGTGCCCAGGGCCAGACCTTTTGGTGTTCCAGTGTCCAAGCTGCCAAGGAGTGCCAT GCTGACTTGTATTGCAAAATACATGGATATGATTGA